ATACGATCCGGACTTGGGCGTGTTGTAGTCGGTGACGACCGTCTTGTTCGGCAGCGTCACCGCCAGGGCCTGCGGCTTGCGGCGGTTGTCCAGGTCGGCCGGGCCGAGGTTGACCAGCGCGCGGGATCCGTAGGACACGGTCTTGAAGTCCAACCAGCCCAGCTGCAGTTTCTCCCAAGCCCCCATGTAGGTCGGGGTGGTGCCGATGGAGTCCTTGCCGTGGTTACCCCAGGAACCGGCGCTCATCAGCGTCCAGAACGACGTGGAGTTGGTGGCCTGGTTGGTGGTGTCGTACAGGTCCGGCAGACCCAGGTCGTGGCCGAACTCGTGGGTGAAGACTCCCAGGCCACCGTTCTCCGGCTCGGTGGTGTAGTCCGAGACCCAGATGCCGGTGTTGCCGATCTGCACACCGCCGCCCTTGTTGGTGCCCGGGCCGGTCGTGCCGTAGCCGTAGCCGACCGCCCAGCGGTGACTCCAGATGGCGTCATCGCCCTGCGCACCGCCACCGGCTTCCTCGCCCTCACCGGCGTGGATGGCCTGGAAGTGGTCGATGTAGCCGTCCGGCTCATCGAAGTTGCCGTCGCCGTCGTAGTCGTAGCGGTCCCACTTGTCGAACTGCGACAGGTAGTCCTTGATCTGCGCGTCGGTCTTGCCCGATGCCTTCTGCTGGTTGTACCAAGCGGTCAGCGTGTCGTTGATGTACGCCCAGTAGCCGATGGCGTCATTGGCGTACTTGTTGCTGCCGTAGGCGGCTTCGTTGTACGGCAGAGTCACCCAGTCCGACACGTCACCTTCGACGTCGAAGCGACCCTGCGACTGTGCCTTGTAGAAGTTCTTGAACGACTCGCCCTTGGTCCCGAACATCATGTCCAGGTAGTGCTGGCGGTCGAAGTTGGACTCCCAGTACGTCGAGTTGTTCTGGGTGCGATCCGGCTGGGGAATCTGATTGACCAGCGGACCGGCGGTGCCGCCGGCGGCGGGTTTGGTCGCCGTACCGAACTGGGACAGGACGGTGAAGATCGAGGCGGTGCGGTCCACGTCGTACTCGACGTAGCGGCTCTGCTTGCCCTTGGTGCCCTTGGACCCCTTCTTGCCCGAGGAACCATTGGTCTCCGACTGCACCTCGATGACGGTCTTGCCGTTCACCTCCTTGGTGCTGGCCTTGCCCTGGACCAGCTTGGTCACCGCCTCCTGGCGCAGCGCCGACGCGGCGTCGGCTCGCGGGCTGGAGTAGTTGTCCTTCTGGGCCTGCTGCTGGTCCGGCCCGGCCGGACCCACCGCGGGGACGGAGAGGGCACCTGCGCCGGTAGCCGTCAGGGTCAGACCCAGACTGATCGCGGTGGCACCCGTGAGAGCGCCCACCAAACGTACTTTCACAATTCCTCCGTGTGGGAGTCGGATCGGCGGCGGGGTTACGCACGCCTGAGAGGATTTTGCAAGGTTTTCCGGTCGTTTGGTGGGAAACTGACAGATAAATATCAGGAACTACGATGCGTCCATGAGCGAACAGACCGCGCCGTACGGCGCCGGCACGCCACCGCAGACCCGTCCGCGGCGGACCCGCATCGTGCATCTGCTGGAAGCCAAACAGCGCGGCGAGCGGTGGGCGATGCTGACGGCGTACGACCGGGCCTCGGCGGCGATCTTCGAGGAGGCCGGGATTCCGGTGCTGCTCGTGGGCGACTCGGCCGCGAACAATGCGCTGGGCTACGACACCACGTTGCCGGTGACGACCGATGAATTGTTACCGCTGGTGCGGGCCGTGGTGCGTGGCGCCCCCAACACGCTGATCGTCGCCGACCTGCCGTTCGGTAGTTACGAGGTCAGTCCGCAGCAGGCACTGGAGACCGCGGTGCGCTTCATGAAGGAAGGCCAGGCGCACGCGGTCAAGCTGGAAGGTGGCGCCGAGATGGCGCCCGTGATCGAGGCGATCACCGCTGCTGGCATCCCGGTGATGGCGCACATCGGTTTCACCCCGCAGAGCGAGCACGCCCTGGGTGGTTACCGGGTGCAGGGCCGCGGCGAGGAGAAGGCCCGGGAATTGCTGCGCTCTGCGCATGCGGTCCAGGACGCGGGTGCGTTCGCCGTGGTGCTGGAGATGGTGCCCGCGCCGATCGCGGCCCAGGTCACGGCCGAACTGACCATCCCGACCGTCGGGATCGGCGCCGGTGTCGGCTGCGACGCGCAGGTGTTGGTCTGGTACGACTTCGCCGGGTTGAACGATCGCAAGATGCCGCGCTTCGTCAAGCAGTACGCCGATCTGCACGGCACCCTGTTGGCAGCCGCGCAGGAGTACAAGGCCGAGGTCGAAGCCGGGACGTTCCCGGGGCCCGAGCACTCCTTCGACAGCTGATCTCGCGGGTCACCCGGATCGCCGTGGGACGGCGCGCCACATCTGCAGCGCGGCAACCAGTCCGATCACCCCGGAGATCGCGATGGCCGGGCCGAGACCGAGCAGGGCGGTGAAGGCGGCCAGCAGCAGCGGCCCTGCCGTGCCACCGATGTCCGACATCTCGCGCCAGATCCCGAGGAACTGCGCCCGGCCCAACTCGGGAGCGAAGTCCGCACCGAGGGTCATCACCATGCCGGCACCGATCCCGTTGCCGAAGCCGAGGATGCAGGAGACGAGCGTCAGCGTCGCGACGCCGTGCGTCAGCGGCATGGCGAGCATGGACAGGCCCATGACCAGCATCGAGGGCACCGTCACCCACCGCCGACCGCGGACGTCCATCACTTTGCCGGCCGGGTAGAAGACCAGCATGTCGATCGCGCTGGAGACGCCGTAGATCACCGAACTGACCTGGGGGCTCAGGCCCAGGTGCTCTGCCCACAACGGGATGACCGCCTGGCGGGACTGCCGGACGGCCGAGACCAGCAGGATGCCGACACCGACCGTGATGAAGACGGGCCACTTCTCGCGCAGGATGGCGCGAACCGTCGGTGCCGGGGCGGCATCCGGCGCTGTGCGGGCCGCCCGGCCGTGCCCGGGCAGGTCTTTCAATGTCGCCCCCAGGATGCCGGCCAGCAGCAGCGCGACGACGCACACGACGTACGCCCCCTGCAGGTGCCACACCGCCATGGCCGCGGCGCCGAGGAACGGACCGATGAAGACACCGACCCGCATGACCCCGCCCAGGGTGGACAGGGCCCGCGCGCGGTACTGGGCGGGCACGGCTTCGGTCAGATACGTCTGGCGGGCCAGCAGGAACACCGAACTGGCGATGCCGATCAGGAAGACACCGACGGAGAAGACGGCGAGGTTGCCGGCGACCAGGCACAGCACGGTCGCCAGGACCCCCAGAGCCGAGGCTCCGACGATTGCCAACCGCTCGCCGTACCGGTCGCAGATGATCGATGCGGGCACGTTGAAGACCAGGGACCCAGCGTTGATCAGCATCACCATCAGGGCGGCCACGGCGACGGACGCACCGAACGACCGCGCGGACAAGGCGACGACCGGCAGGATCGCACCTTCGCCGAGCCCGAACAGCAAGCTCGGGCCGTAGATCGGTAGGGCGAGCCTGCGCAGATCCGCGGGGTTGTCGTACGTGGTGGCCGGCTGGGTCGGTTGCGACAGGTTCACCACCCGGCCAATTTTATACCGTCTCTATATAGTCGGCGGCGACGCCTTCGCGCGGGTGCGCCAGGGTCCGCTGGCCAAGGGCCGCGGTGAGTGCGAGCAATGCTCCAGCAAGCAGCGGCACCAGGTAGGCGTGGGCGCCGGTGACGTGATCGGCCACCACCCCGCCCACCGCAGAACCGGCGGCGACGCCCACCAGCATGGCGGTCAGGACCACACTGAGCGCTTCGTTGATCTGGTGCACCGGGATCAGTTGTTGGGTCAGGTTCATCGAGGTCACGAGCGCAGGCGCGGCAGCCAGCCCGGCCAGGAACATCAGGACGGCGAGTACGCCGACCGAGTGAGCCAGCAGGATCGGCGCCTGCATCACGACGAGAATCAGTGCGGAGGCCAAGAGGACCCGGCGCATCGGCATCCGCACGGTGCGCGAACCGAAACCCAGCGCCGCAATCGCCGACCCCAGCGCGAAGGTGCCCAGGACGATGCCCGCCAGACTCGCATGACCGAACTGTTTGCTCACCGCGATCGTGACGATCTCGTTGCTGCCGAAGATGACACCGACCAGGAACAGGCAGACCGCAAGCACCTGGATACCGGGTTGAGCGATCGCCAGGGTGGGTTGGTGCACGTGCTCAGCGCGGGCGGGCGGCTCGGTACGCCGGTTGGCCATCAGCAGCACGGTGCCACTGGCGTAGAGCACCACCGCCAGGATGAATCCGGATTCGGGGAACAAGATGGTCGCCAGCGCGGCGGCGAGCGCGGGTCCGATGACGAAGGAGATCTCGTCGGCCACCTGTTCCAGTGCCATCGCCGCGTGCCGCTGATCGTCGGGGGCCAGGTGCACCCAGCGAGCGCGAGACATGGTGCCGATCTCGACGACGATCGCGCTCAACGAATACGTGACGAACAGCGTCCAGGTCGGCCAGGACAGCACCGAAGCGAGGACGGTCATGATCGACCAGGACACGCCCCACGCGACCAGGGGCAGCGCGATGGTGCGCTGGCCGTGGGTGTCGATGAGGCGACCGACAATCACCGCGGTGATGGCGAAGACGATCAGCCCGACCGCGGAGACTGCGCCGGCCAGTCCGTAGGAACCGGTCCGGCCGGAGATCATCGCGACGATCGCCACACCGAACATCGCGTTGCCGAGGCGACCGACGGCGGCGCTGACGACGAACGAGCGCGCTCCGGGAAGGGCTAGGAGGCGGCGGTAGGCGTTCAGATCAGCGCTGTCCTTCGTCGTTCCAGCGCCGGTCCTCTTCGTCCCATTGCTCGGACTTCTCGTGCGCGGTCTGCAGTGCGTTCTGCGCCGCCTCGGGCGAGTCGTACGGGCCCATGACGTTGGCGTTGGGCGAGCGGTCGTCGTCCGACTCCACCTGCGCGGTGTCGACGTTGTACCAGTACTGCATGACGGCTCCTTACGGCTCAGCGGATCTGGGGCCAGCCTATGCGTCGCGTCCATCTCCGCCCACAGCGGCGCCGGGCCATAGACTCACCAACTATGAGCGCGACGTACCCCTTGGGCATTGACGTAGGCGGCAGCGGCATCAAGGGCGCCCCGGTCGATCTGTCGACCGGGGAGTTCGCCGACGACCGGTTGCGCATCGAGACCCCGCAGCCGTCGACTCCGGCGGCCGTCGCCGACGTGATCGCGCAGATCGTCGAGCACTTCGAGGACAAGATCGGCGGTGAAGCGATCGGCATCACGCTGCCGGCCGTCGTCACCCACGGCGTCGTGCGCACCGCCGCGAACATCGACTCCGGCTGGATCGGGATGGCGGCCGAGGAGATGCTCAGCGCGAAGCTCGGGCACCCGGTCACCGTGGTCAATGACGCCGACGCCGCGGGCGTCGGCGAGTTGCACTACGGCGCAGCCCGCGATCACGAGGGCCTGGTCCTGGTCTCGACGTTGGGCACCGGTATCGGCAGCGCGCTGCTCAACGAAGGTGCTCTAGTCCCGAACACCGAGCTGGGCCACCTGGAGATCGACGGCCACGATGCCGAGCACAAGGCCGCGGACAGCGCACGCGACCGCGAGGACCTGTCCTGGGAGAAGTGGGCCGGTCGGTTGCAGCGTTACTACAGCCACGTCGAGGACCTGCTGTGGCCCGACCTCATCGTGGTGGGCGGCGGCGTCAGCAAGAAGGCCGAGAAGTTCCTGCCGCTGCTGCACCTTCGGGCACCGATCGTGGCGGCCCAACTGGAGAACGCCGCCGGCATCGTCGGTGCCGCCTGGCTGGCCGACGCACGAGCCAAGAGCGCGAAGAAGAAGTAACCGCTACTTGCGGCGCAGTTTGCCCAGCGCCGAAGAAACCTGCGACTTCGCCTGCGGGAGATAGGTTTTCGCCGTCTTGCGGACGACCGGCAACGC
The window above is part of the Branchiibius hedensis genome. Proteins encoded here:
- a CDS encoding methionine aminopeptidase; protein product: MQYWYNVDTAQVESDDDRSPNANVMGPYDSPEAAQNALQTAHEKSEQWDEEDRRWNDEGQR
- a CDS encoding immune inhibitor A domain-containing protein translates to MKVRLVGALTGATAISLGLTLTATGAGALSVPAVGPAGPDQQQAQKDNYSSPRADAASALRQEAVTKLVQGKASTKEVNGKTVIEVQSETNGSSGKKGSKGTKGKQSRYVEYDVDRTASIFTVLSQFGTATKPAAGGTAGPLVNQIPQPDRTQNNSTYWESNFDRQHYLDMMFGTKGESFKNFYKAQSQGRFDVEGDVSDWVTLPYNEAAYGSNKYANDAIGYWAYINDTLTAWYNQQKASGKTDAQIKDYLSQFDKWDRYDYDGDGNFDEPDGYIDHFQAIHAGEGEEAGGGAQGDDAIWSHRWAVGYGYGTTGPGTNKGGGVQIGNTGIWVSDYTTEPENGGLGVFTHEFGHDLGLPDLYDTTNQATNSTSFWTLMSAGSWGNHGKDSIGTTPTYMGAWEKLQLGWLDFKTVSYGSRALVNLGPADLDNRRKPQALAVTLPNKTVVTDYNTPKSGSYEWWSGRGDNYVSSLTRDLDLTSATSASLSAAIWYDIEDGYDYLYPQVSADGGATWTNVGDAVTGSAPQWGSVNYDLSAYKGQKVKFRFLYQTDGGVNEAGAFLDDLALTVNGTTTVDDVESATSAWTASGFSRMTGSTSKQVSHYYLAEYRRYSGYDKTLKEGPYNFGWYPTPKPDYVEHFPYQDGLLVWYINNEFDDNNVFTHPGGGQVLPVDAHPTPLKWSTGQLMSNRISPFDATFGTERTDALTLHRQGVETKVPSQAAVRTFDDSSATKYWSAESPYASTKTAGSGTKISVLTKLGDGMVLWVDATKKR
- the panB gene encoding 3-methyl-2-oxobutanoate hydroxymethyltransferase, translating into MSEQTAPYGAGTPPQTRPRRTRIVHLLEAKQRGERWAMLTAYDRASAAIFEEAGIPVLLVGDSAANNALGYDTTLPVTTDELLPLVRAVVRGAPNTLIVADLPFGSYEVSPQQALETAVRFMKEGQAHAVKLEGGAEMAPVIEAITAAGIPVMAHIGFTPQSEHALGGYRVQGRGEEKARELLRSAHAVQDAGAFAVVLEMVPAPIAAQVTAELTIPTVGIGAGVGCDAQVLVWYDFAGLNDRKMPRFVKQYADLHGTLLAAAQEYKAEVEAGTFPGPEHSFDS
- a CDS encoding MFS transporter, which codes for MSQPTQPATTYDNPADLRRLALPIYGPSLLFGLGEGAILPVVALSARSFGASVAVAALMVMLINAGSLVFNVPASIICDRYGERLAIVGASALGVLATVLCLVAGNLAVFSVGVFLIGIASSVFLLARQTYLTEAVPAQYRARALSTLGGVMRVGVFIGPFLGAAAMAVWHLQGAYVVCVVALLLAGILGATLKDLPGHGRAARTAPDAAPAPTVRAILREKWPVFITVGVGILLVSAVRQSRQAVIPLWAEHLGLSPQVSSVIYGVSSAIDMLVFYPAGKVMDVRGRRWVTVPSMLVMGLSMLAMPLTHGVATLTLVSCILGFGNGIGAGMVMTLGADFAPELGRAQFLGIWREMSDIGGTAGPLLLAAFTALLGLGPAIAISGVIGLVAALQMWRAVPRRSG
- a CDS encoding MFS transporter, with the translated sequence MNAYRRLLALPGARSFVVSAAVGRLGNAMFGVAIVAMISGRTGSYGLAGAVSAVGLIVFAITAVIVGRLIDTHGQRTIALPLVAWGVSWSIMTVLASVLSWPTWTLFVTYSLSAIVVEIGTMSRARWVHLAPDDQRHAAMALEQVADEISFVIGPALAAALATILFPESGFILAVVLYASGTVLLMANRRTEPPARAEHVHQPTLAIAQPGIQVLAVCLFLVGVIFGSNEIVTIAVSKQFGHASLAGIVLGTFALGSAIAALGFGSRTVRMPMRRVLLASALILVVMQAPILLAHSVGVLAVLMFLAGLAAAPALVTSMNLTQQLIPVHQINEALSVVLTAMLVGVAAGSAVGGVVADHVTGAHAYLVPLLAGALLALTAALGQRTLAHPREGVAADYIETV
- the ppgK gene encoding polyphosphate--glucose phosphotransferase gives rise to the protein MSATYPLGIDVGGSGIKGAPVDLSTGEFADDRLRIETPQPSTPAAVADVIAQIVEHFEDKIGGEAIGITLPAVVTHGVVRTAANIDSGWIGMAAEEMLSAKLGHPVTVVNDADAAGVGELHYGAARDHEGLVLVSTLGTGIGSALLNEGALVPNTELGHLEIDGHDAEHKAADSARDREDLSWEKWAGRLQRYYSHVEDLLWPDLIVVGGGVSKKAEKFLPLLHLRAPIVAAQLENAAGIVGAAWLADARAKSAKKK